From Lolium perenne isolate Kyuss_39 chromosome 5, Kyuss_2.0, whole genome shotgun sequence, a single genomic window includes:
- the LOC127303099 gene encoding RING-H2 finger protein ATL70-like: protein MSSSSIVLLIGASMTVFLVLSLVTFLCANRQQLRSVVDAELGRGQACAAGIDDDALAAYPTMMYSKLRRDKYQEAGGERAPEEVTGTQCAVCLAEYADGDELRRLPWCRHAFHRRCVDDWLRRRPSCPLCRSTPTPTTTTTGVCQPSRRQHVDRDY from the coding sequence ATGTCCAGCTCCTCCATCGTGCTGCTGATCGGCGCCTCCATGACCGTGTTCCTCGTCCTCTCCCTTGTCACCTTCCTCTGCGCCAACCGGCAGCAGCTGCGcagcgtcgtcgatgcggagcttGGGCGCGGCCAAGCGTGCGCCGCGGGCATCGACGACGACGCCCTGGCTGCGTACCCGACCATGATGTACTCGAAGTTGAGGCGGGACAAATATCAGGAGGCTGGCGGTGAACGGGCGCCGGAGGAGGTCACCGGCACGCAGTGCGCGGTGTGCCTGGCGGAGTACGCGGACGGCGACGAGCTCCGGCGGCTGCCATGGTGCCGGCACGCGTTCCACCGGCGATGCGTCGACGACTGGTTGCGCCGGCGGCCCAGCTGCCCGCTCTGCAGGTCCACGCcgacgccgaccaccaccaccaccggcgtaTGCCAACCGTCACGCCGTCAGCATGTCGATCGGGACTATTGA